A stretch of the Streptosporangium sp. NBC_01755 genome encodes the following:
- a CDS encoding NAD(P)/FAD-dependent oxidoreductase, with translation MDDVWDLAVVGGGPAGAAAALRARQLRPDARVLLLDRADFPRDKACGDGIAAHGRDELALLGIPDLIADYRPTQRLTVISPGGERVSATSARPNHVVPRRVFDARLVDAARARGVEVRRHRVRSLAVLGGHIVLDGTVTARAVVAADGANSTVRRLIGISPAPDRHTAIAVRGYADVPADDDVQSIFMQQDGWPAYAWSFPIGDGTANVGFGMLLPRLRATGLPGREVLHGRLAELLPHLSAHDLRAHHLPLSPGRPRPGSGRVMLAGDAAGLINPLTGEGIYYALVSGRLAGEAAVRAAADPLPAYRRELRKALGRHLRTTDVLALAAQSPGFIDAAIDTAARRKEVFDLLVDVGLGAGTVPLPLALAVVRRWIAGGVRRR, from the coding sequence GTGGATGACGTGTGGGACCTGGCGGTCGTCGGCGGTGGGCCCGCAGGGGCTGCCGCGGCGCTGCGCGCGAGGCAGCTTCGGCCTGACGCACGGGTGCTCCTGCTCGATCGGGCCGACTTCCCCCGCGACAAGGCCTGCGGCGACGGCATCGCCGCCCACGGTCGTGACGAGCTCGCCCTGCTGGGCATCCCCGACCTCATCGCCGACTACCGGCCGACGCAGCGCCTGACGGTGATCTCCCCCGGTGGCGAGCGCGTCTCGGCCACCTCCGCCCGACCCAACCACGTCGTCCCCCGCAGGGTCTTCGACGCCCGCCTCGTCGACGCCGCCCGTGCCCGCGGTGTCGAGGTCCGCCGCCACCGCGTCCGCTCGCTCGCCGTCCTCGGCGGCCACATCGTCCTCGACGGCACCGTCACCGCCCGCGCCGTCGTCGCCGCCGACGGGGCCAACTCGACGGTGCGGCGCCTCATCGGCATCTCCCCCGCCCCTGACAGGCACACCGCGATCGCCGTGCGCGGCTACGCCGACGTACCCGCCGACGACGACGTGCAGTCCATCTTCATGCAGCAGGACGGGTGGCCCGCGTACGCGTGGTCGTTCCCCATCGGTGACGGCACCGCCAACGTCGGCTTCGGGATGCTGCTGCCTCGGTTGCGCGCCACCGGCCTGCCCGGCCGCGAGGTGCTGCACGGCAGGCTCGCCGAGTTGCTGCCCCACCTGAGCGCCCACGACCTGCGCGCCCACCATCTGCCCCTGTCCCCGGGGCGGCCGAGGCCGGGCTCGGGGCGGGTGATGCTCGCCGGTGACGCCGCCGGTCTCATCAACCCGCTCACCGGCGAGGGCATCTACTACGCCCTGGTCTCCGGCCGCCTCGCCGGCGAGGCGGCCGTGCGGGCCGCCGCCGACCCGCTGCCCGCCTACCGGCGCGAGCTGAGAAAGGCACTCGGACGGCACCTGCGCACCACGGACGTGCTCGCCCTCGCCGCCCAGTCACCCGGCTTCATCGACGCGGCGATCGACACGGCCGCCCGCCGCAAGGAGGTGTTCGACCTGCTGGTCGACGTGGGTCTCGGCGCGGGCACCGTACCGCTCCCACTGGCGCTGGCCGTGGTCCGCCGCTGGATCGCGGGCGGCGTCCGACGACGCTGA
- a CDS encoding NAD(P)/FAD-dependent oxidoreductase, which yields MAKRQRVVVIGGGFAGFTAVRALSGIAKGAIEIVLINPTDYFLYLPLLPEVAAGILDPRKVAIPLSGNYPGVRHLLACVDTVDIEARRLKCTDAEGNPRELGYDRLVVAVGSVNKLLPIPGVAEHAHGFRSIAEALYLRDHLIRQIELAATSDDPEERRARCTFVVVGAGYTGTEVAAQGQLLTLDTRRRQTALRDQPVRWILADVAPRILPGLDERLSRTAHRTLSERGMEIRTGTNVAEATADGVKFSDGEFVPTRSLIWCVGVRPDPMVESLGLPTAKGRLLVDEYLRVPGHPEIYACGDAAAVPDLTRPGEYTPMTAQHAGRQGRRAAHNIAASYGHGRLLPYRHHDLGFVVDLGGAAAAANPLGVPLSGVVAKAVTRGYHLLAIPHGRARIAGSWLLDLVLPRQIVQLGTVDGSEVPLACTTPEHPHSPSAPRPEPVKPVKLKGRRDPSA from the coding sequence ATGGCCAAGCGACAGCGAGTCGTCGTGATCGGAGGAGGGTTCGCGGGCTTCACCGCGGTCCGCGCCCTTTCCGGAATCGCGAAGGGCGCGATCGAGATCGTCCTGATCAACCCGACCGACTACTTCCTCTACCTGCCGCTGCTGCCCGAGGTCGCGGCAGGGATCCTCGACCCGCGCAAGGTGGCGATCCCGCTGTCGGGCAACTACCCCGGTGTGCGGCATCTGCTCGCCTGCGTGGACACCGTCGACATCGAGGCGCGCCGCCTGAAGTGCACGGACGCCGAGGGCAACCCCCGCGAGCTGGGCTACGACCGCCTGGTGGTCGCGGTCGGCAGCGTCAACAAGCTGCTTCCCATACCCGGCGTCGCCGAGCACGCCCACGGTTTCCGCAGCATCGCCGAGGCCCTCTACCTGCGCGACCACCTGATCCGCCAGATCGAGCTCGCCGCCACCTCCGACGACCCCGAGGAGCGCAGAGCCCGGTGCACGTTCGTGGTCGTGGGCGCCGGATACACCGGAACCGAGGTGGCGGCTCAGGGCCAGCTGCTCACCCTCGACACCCGCAGGAGACAGACCGCCCTGCGTGACCAGCCGGTGCGCTGGATCCTCGCCGACGTCGCCCCGCGCATCCTTCCCGGGCTCGACGAGCGCCTGTCGCGGACCGCGCACCGGACGCTGTCGGAGCGAGGCATGGAGATCCGCACCGGTACGAACGTGGCCGAGGCGACGGCGGACGGGGTCAAGTTCTCCGACGGCGAGTTCGTGCCGACCCGGTCCCTGATCTGGTGCGTCGGCGTGCGCCCCGACCCGATGGTGGAGTCGCTGGGGCTGCCGACCGCGAAGGGGCGGCTGCTCGTCGACGAATACCTGCGGGTGCCCGGACATCCGGAGATCTACGCCTGCGGCGACGCGGCCGCGGTGCCCGACCTCACCCGGCCGGGCGAGTACACCCCGATGACCGCCCAGCACGCCGGCCGCCAGGGCAGGCGCGCCGCCCACAACATCGCCGCCTCGTACGGTCACGGACGGCTCCTGCCGTACAGGCACCACGACCTGGGGTTCGTCGTCGACCTGGGCGGGGCCGCCGCCGCCGCGAACCCGCTGGGCGTGCCGCTGTCGGGTGTGGTCGCCAAGGCGGTAACCCGGGGTTACCACCTGCTGGCCATCCCGCACGGCCGGGCGCGCATCGCCGGGAGCTGGCTGCTGGATCTCGTGCTGCCTCGCCAGATCGTCCAGCTGGGCACGGTCGACGGCTCGGAAGTCCCGCTCGCCTGCACCACCCCCGAGCACCCCCACAGCCCGAGCGCCCCGCGGCCTGAGCCGGTGAAGCCGGTGAAACTTAAAGGACGGCGAGATCCTTCGGCATGA
- the ctaD gene encoding aa3-type cytochrome oxidase subunit I — protein sequence MTTSEQSREGPLTSPSASRNGEPGSLVVNWLTSTDHKVIGYLYMITSFVFFMIAGLMAMVIRAELVQPGMQVVSLERYNQMFTMHGGAMLLLFATPLFAGFANVVMPLQIGAPDVAFPRLNMVSYWLFLFGGVIVLFGFLTTGGAADFGWTSYTPLSTAQHSPQVGGDLWIVGLVMAGLGTILGSVNFITTIICMRAPGMTMFRMPIFTWNVLLTGLMVLIAFPVLSAALLALEAGRRHGAHIYDPQTGGALLWQHLFWFFGHPEVYIIALPFFGIISEVIPVFSRKPIFGYIGLVGATIAIAGLSMTVWAHHMFTTGQVLLPFFSFMSFLIAIPTGVKFFNWAGTMWRGHISMDSPMMFAVGFLVTFLLGGLTGVILASPPLDFQAHDSYFVVAHFHYVVFGTVVFAMFAGFYFWWPKMTGKMLNEKLGKLHFWLLFIGFQATFLVQHWLGAQGMPRRYGDYSPIDGFTTLNLVSSIGAFVLGASTLPFLYNIWYTARHAPRVTVDDPWGFGNSLEWATSCPPPRHNFASIPTIRSERPAFDLHHPRIGDRPRRLDPTAGLHEEI from the coding sequence GTGACGACCTCCGAGCAGTCACGTGAGGGGCCGCTGACCTCACCGTCGGCATCGCGCAACGGAGAGCCGGGCTCACTGGTCGTGAACTGGCTGACCAGCACCGACCACAAGGTGATCGGCTATCTGTACATGATCACCTCGTTCGTCTTCTTCATGATCGCCGGGCTCATGGCCATGGTCATCCGGGCGGAGCTCGTCCAGCCGGGCATGCAGGTGGTGAGCCTGGAGCGCTACAACCAGATGTTCACCATGCACGGCGGGGCCATGCTGCTGCTGTTCGCGACCCCGCTGTTCGCCGGGTTCGCCAACGTGGTCATGCCGCTGCAGATCGGAGCGCCCGACGTGGCGTTCCCCCGGCTCAACATGGTGAGCTACTGGCTTTTCCTCTTCGGTGGCGTCATCGTCCTGTTCGGCTTCCTCACCACCGGCGGTGCCGCCGACTTCGGCTGGACGTCGTACACGCCGCTCTCCACGGCGCAGCACTCCCCGCAGGTCGGCGGTGACCTGTGGATCGTAGGCCTGGTGATGGCCGGCCTCGGCACGATCCTCGGCTCGGTCAACTTCATCACCACGATCATCTGCATGCGGGCCCCCGGGATGACGATGTTCCGCATGCCGATCTTCACCTGGAACGTGCTGCTGACCGGTCTGATGGTGTTGATAGCCTTCCCGGTGCTGTCCGCCGCGCTGCTCGCCCTGGAGGCCGGCCGCAGGCACGGCGCTCACATCTATGACCCGCAGACCGGGGGAGCGCTGCTCTGGCAGCACCTGTTCTGGTTCTTCGGCCACCCGGAGGTCTACATCATCGCGCTGCCGTTCTTCGGCATCATCAGCGAGGTGATCCCCGTCTTCAGCCGCAAACCGATCTTCGGCTACATCGGCCTGGTCGGCGCGACCATCGCGATCGCGGGCCTGTCGATGACGGTGTGGGCGCACCACATGTTCACCACCGGCCAGGTTTTACTGCCGTTCTTCTCCTTCATGTCGTTCCTGATCGCCATCCCGACGGGTGTGAAGTTCTTCAACTGGGCCGGCACCATGTGGCGCGGGCACATATCGATGGACTCGCCGATGATGTTCGCGGTCGGATTCCTGGTCACCTTCCTGCTCGGCGGGCTGACCGGGGTCATCCTGGCCTCCCCGCCGCTCGACTTCCAGGCGCACGACTCGTACTTCGTGGTCGCGCACTTCCACTACGTGGTCTTCGGCACCGTGGTGTTCGCGATGTTCGCGGGCTTCTACTTCTGGTGGCCGAAGATGACCGGCAAGATGCTGAACGAGAAGCTGGGCAAGCTGCACTTCTGGTTGCTGTTCATCGGTTTCCAGGCCACCTTCCTGGTCCAGCACTGGCTGGGTGCGCAGGGCATGCCGCGCCGCTACGGCGACTACAGCCCGATCGACGGGTTCACCACGCTCAACCTGGTCTCCTCGATCGGCGCGTTCGTGCTCGGCGCCTCCACGCTGCCGTTCCTCTACAACATCTGGTACACCGCACGCCACGCCCCGCGCGTGACCGTGGACGACCCGTGGGGTTTCGGCAACTCGCTGGAGTGGGCCACCTCCTGCCCGCCGCCCCGGCACAACTTCGCCTCGATCCCGACCATCCGCTCGGAGCGGCCCGCCTTCGACCTGCATCACCCGAGGATCGGGGACCGGCCACGTCGGCTCGACCCGACGGCCGGGCTCCACGAGGAGATCTGA
- a CDS encoding MBL fold metallo-hydrolase: protein MEGRWVEVADRVLVRRYAELDLSVGLVVGDGGCLVVDTRGDERQGAELLAEVRRITRAPWTVAITHSHFDHSFGTRPFLGCPVWAHEGCRTDLVENGGRARDEWARHYRDRGRADIAGDIARTEIALPDHLVTDRAELVVGGRPVVLAHLGRGHSGNDLVVHVPDAGVVFAGDLVENGAPPAYEDAYPLEWPATLAGLLDLLGDSDSDTGGIIGGDDIGGIGGVIVPGHGDPVDRAFAAAQHAEVAALARLCERVAAGLLSPADAVRLSPYPEETTRTALGRPC from the coding sequence GTGGAAGGTCGATGGGTCGAGGTGGCGGACCGGGTGCTGGTGCGGCGGTACGCCGAGCTGGACCTGTCGGTGGGGCTGGTCGTAGGCGACGGCGGCTGCCTGGTGGTCGACACGCGGGGAGACGAGCGGCAGGGGGCGGAGTTGCTCGCGGAGGTCAGGCGGATCACCCGTGCCCCGTGGACGGTGGCGATCACCCACTCGCACTTCGACCACAGCTTCGGCACCCGGCCGTTCCTCGGCTGCCCCGTCTGGGCGCACGAGGGCTGCCGCACCGACCTGGTCGAGAACGGCGGCCGTGCCAGGGACGAGTGGGCACGCCACTACCGGGATCGGGGACGTGCGGACATCGCCGGTGACATCGCGAGGACCGAGATCGCGCTGCCGGACCACCTCGTGACCGACCGGGCGGAGCTGGTCGTCGGCGGTCGCCCGGTCGTCCTGGCCCACCTCGGCCGCGGCCACTCAGGCAACGACCTGGTCGTCCACGTACCGGACGCCGGCGTGGTCTTCGCCGGGGACCTGGTGGAGAACGGCGCCCCGCCCGCCTACGAGGACGCCTACCCTCTCGAATGGCCGGCCACCCTCGCCGGGTTGCTCGACCTCCTCGGCGACAGCGACAGCGACACCGGCGGCATCATCGGCGGCGACGACATCGGCGGCATCGGCGGCGTCATCGTCCCCGGCCACGGCGACCCGGTCGACCGTGCGTTCGCCGCCGCCCAGCACGCGGAGGTCGCCGCCCTCGCCCGCCTGTGCGAGCGGGTGGCGGCGGGTCTGCTCTCCCCCGCCGACGCCGTGCGCCTGTCGCCGTACCCCGAGGAGACCACCAGGACCGCCCTCGGCCGCCCCTGCTGA
- a CDS encoding serine/threonine-protein kinase, which produces MVIGDRYVLDDLPLGQGGMGAVYGGHDRHLDRRVAVKFLRFLTGPDEELKRRFLREARILARLEHPGAPVLYDFGTFDQRLFQVMQFIEGVTVADVVSEHGPLPVPWAAAIAAQACAVLTAAHALSVYHRDLKPTNLMLCPDGSVKVLDFGLAVLREADSTQFTRVGQILGTPSYMAPEQIQRGLSGPRSDLYALGCVIHEMLTGRQLFTGPTEYAVFERQVKERPPEVPGVPAELNRLVADLLEKDPDNRPAGADVLYERLQPFAVDLPMLPGFLHPSSVPSPGRMYARMVGRVLA; this is translated from the coding sequence ATGGTCATCGGCGACCGATACGTACTCGACGACCTCCCTCTCGGCCAGGGGGGCATGGGCGCCGTCTACGGCGGCCATGACAGGCATCTCGACCGCAGGGTGGCCGTCAAGTTCCTGAGGTTCCTCACCGGCCCCGACGAGGAGTTGAAGCGGCGTTTCCTACGCGAGGCCCGCATCCTGGCCAGGCTGGAGCACCCCGGCGCACCGGTCCTGTACGACTTCGGCACCTTCGACCAGCGACTGTTCCAGGTGATGCAGTTCATCGAGGGCGTCACCGTGGCCGACGTGGTCAGCGAGCACGGCCCGCTCCCCGTGCCCTGGGCCGCGGCGATCGCCGCCCAGGCCTGCGCGGTGCTGACCGCCGCCCACGCGCTGTCCGTCTACCATCGCGACCTGAAGCCGACCAACCTGATGCTCTGCCCTGACGGGAGCGTCAAGGTCCTCGACTTCGGCCTGGCCGTGCTCCGTGAGGCCGACTCGACGCAGTTCACCCGGGTCGGCCAGATCCTCGGCACCCCGTCGTACATGGCGCCCGAGCAGATCCAGCGCGGCCTGTCCGGCCCTCGCAGCGACCTCTACGCCCTCGGGTGCGTGATCCACGAGATGCTGACGGGCCGCCAGCTGTTCACCGGCCCCACCGAGTACGCCGTGTTCGAGCGCCAGGTGAAGGAGCGCCCGCCCGAGGTTCCGGGGGTCCCCGCCGAGCTGAACCGACTCGTCGCCGACCTGCTGGAGAAGGATCCCGACAACCGTCCCGCGGGCGCCGACGTCCTCTACGAGCGGCTGCAGCCCTTCGCGGTGGACCTGCCGATGCTCCCGGGCTTCCTGCACCCGTCGTCGGTGCCGAGCCCGGGTCGGATGTACGCGCGGATGGTCGGCCGGGTCCTGGCCTGA
- a CDS encoding N-6 DNA methylase, which yields MEERQEITVNAGDIARLAGVGRAAVSNWRRRHEDFPQPVGGTTSSPLFSLPEIAVWLRANGKSFEVSLGDLVWQRMRTSVDDLRLGELVAKVGAFLLFLRREPTAWRDHGTKSLTHMAEVTTDLPGSADLRLDDLALVRLVAELATERDPLEVFEFLFERYVEAHSRQLSVTREDVAELMVRLVVREGDVVLDPACGVGTLLLGADASTARRGSASTGGKTLLTGQEINETNALLTAVRVLLRGTEARIVAGDSLREDGLAGEAADTVVCDPPFNERVWGHEELAGDPRWEYGLPPRGESELAWVQHCLARVRPGGLVAILMPTAAASRRPGKRIRGNLLRAGALRAVVTPAPGGPDLWILRRPDGGRPPSQLLMVDAGEDLSSVEPAWRAYLENPEAELSGESRTVRIIDLLDDEVDLAPGRHRPQHSGLDFPRDFTEALARFMETSATLSEATPALELLAERQDLPTTTVGELAKAGLITILQAPPRMSADEGPLPVLTADDTAAGASPSGRTTLDPALVMIRPGDVVTTVLGAVRLITQSGAALGPQLTLYRVDPQRLDSGFLAGFLRSADAARVHPSSSRLDVRRARVPMLPLSDQRMYGTAFRELFELEDRLRATRALGETLIRLGFDGLVDGHLRPCDQGA from the coding sequence ATGGAGGAACGCCAGGAGATCACCGTGAACGCGGGCGACATCGCCCGGCTTGCCGGGGTCGGCAGGGCAGCGGTGAGCAACTGGCGCCGCCGCCACGAGGACTTTCCCCAGCCGGTGGGCGGCACCACCTCCAGCCCGCTGTTCTCCCTGCCCGAGATCGCCGTGTGGCTGCGCGCGAACGGCAAATCCTTTGAGGTCTCGCTCGGCGATCTGGTCTGGCAGCGGATGCGCACCTCGGTCGACGACCTCAGGCTGGGCGAACTGGTGGCCAAGGTCGGCGCGTTCCTGCTGTTCCTGCGCCGCGAGCCCACCGCCTGGCGTGATCATGGAACGAAGTCTCTCACCCATATGGCCGAGGTGACGACCGATCTCCCCGGCTCCGCAGATCTCCGCCTGGACGACCTGGCCCTCGTCCGGCTGGTCGCCGAGCTGGCCACCGAGCGCGACCCACTGGAGGTCTTCGAGTTCCTGTTCGAGCGCTACGTCGAGGCCCACTCCCGCCAGCTCTCGGTCACCAGGGAGGATGTGGCCGAGCTCATGGTCCGGCTGGTGGTGCGGGAGGGGGACGTCGTCCTCGACCCGGCATGCGGTGTCGGAACGCTGCTGCTGGGCGCGGACGCCTCGACGGCCCGGCGGGGAAGCGCTTCGACAGGCGGGAAGACCCTCCTGACGGGGCAGGAGATCAACGAGACGAACGCGCTGCTCACCGCGGTTCGGGTGCTGCTGCGGGGGACCGAGGCCCGGATCGTCGCCGGTGACTCGCTCCGCGAGGACGGCCTGGCCGGTGAGGCGGCCGACACCGTGGTCTGTGACCCGCCGTTCAACGAGCGGGTCTGGGGTCACGAGGAGCTCGCCGGCGACCCGCGCTGGGAGTACGGCCTGCCGCCGCGCGGGGAGTCCGAGCTCGCCTGGGTGCAGCACTGCCTCGCCCGCGTGAGGCCGGGCGGCCTGGTGGCGATCCTGATGCCCACCGCCGCCGCCAGCCGGCGTCCGGGCAAGCGGATCCGTGGCAACCTGCTCCGGGCGGGAGCGCTGCGGGCCGTGGTGACGCCGGCGCCCGGCGGTCCCGACCTGTGGATACTCCGCAGGCCCGACGGCGGACGCCCGCCGTCCCAGCTGCTGATGGTGGACGCCGGCGAGGACCTGTCGAGCGTGGAGCCCGCCTGGCGCGCGTACCTGGAGAACCCCGAGGCCGAACTGTCCGGCGAGAGCCGCACGGTGCGCATCATCGACCTGCTCGACGACGAGGTCGACCTCGCCCCGGGCAGGCACCGCCCGCAGCACAGCGGCCTCGACTTCCCGCGTGACTTCACCGAGGCCCTGGCCAGGTTCATGGAGACCTCGGCCACGCTGTCGGAGGCCACTCCCGCCCTGGAACTGCTCGCCGAGCGGCAGGACCTGCCGACCACCACGGTCGGCGAGCTGGCCAAGGCAGGGCTGATCACGATCCTGCAGGCGCCGCCGAGGATGTCGGCGGACGAGGGCCCGCTCCCGGTGCTGACCGCCGACGACACCGCGGCGGGCGCCTCGCCCTCCGGCCGTACCACCCTCGACCCGGCACTGGTCATGATCAGGCCCGGCGACGTGGTGACCACGGTGCTCGGCGCGGTCAGGCTGATCACCCAGAGCGGGGCGGCGCTCGGCCCGCAGCTCACGCTCTACCGGGTCGATCCGCAGCGGCTCGACTCCGGGTTCCTGGCCGGTTTCCTGCGCTCGGCCGACGCCGCCAGGGTCCATCCCAGCTCCAGCCGCCTCGACGTGCGGCGGGCGAGGGTGCCCATGCTGCCCCTGTCCGACCAGCGGATGTACGGCACGGCCTTCCGCGAGCTGTTCGAACTGGAGGACAGGCTGCGCGCGACGAGGGCGCTGGGGGAAACGCTGATCCGGCTAGGCTTTGACGGACTGGTCGACGGCCATCTCCGGCCATGCGACCAAGGGGCGTGA
- a CDS encoding PP2C family protein-serine/threonine phosphatase, protein MALNQPLALRYAARSDVGVRREANEDSGYASARLLAIADGMGGHAGGEVASSLAVTAMVALDDTLPAGGVDLLAALKGAARDVNHTLRDMSEQDPTLRGMGTTLTAMLWDGATFALAHVGDSRAYMLRDGALYQITHDHTLVQSLVDEGRITPEQAAEHPRRSMVLRVLEGTGDGELDLSLREAYPEDRYLLCSDGLTAVVGPETLFNTLTEISDPDEAARWLIDLANRGGGPDNITCIVADFGTPTGSAPVEPTIVGAAVERKLSL, encoded by the coding sequence ATGGCACTGAACCAACCACTGGCACTGCGCTACGCGGCCCGCTCTGACGTGGGAGTCCGCCGTGAGGCGAACGAGGATTCGGGCTACGCGAGCGCACGCCTGCTCGCCATAGCGGACGGTATGGGTGGTCATGCGGGTGGAGAGGTCGCCAGCTCACTTGCCGTCACCGCCATGGTGGCGCTGGACGACACCCTTCCCGCGGGCGGTGTCGACCTGCTCGCCGCGCTCAAGGGCGCCGCCAGGGACGTCAACCACACACTGCGCGACATGAGCGAGCAGGATCCCACGCTCCGTGGCATGGGTACCACTCTGACCGCCATGCTCTGGGACGGCGCCACCTTCGCCCTGGCCCACGTCGGGGACTCCCGGGCCTACATGCTGCGCGACGGCGCCCTCTACCAGATCACCCATGACCACACCCTGGTCCAGTCACTGGTGGACGAAGGGCGGATCACCCCCGAGCAGGCCGCCGAGCACCCGCGCCGGTCAATGGTGCTGCGGGTCCTTGAGGGCACCGGCGACGGTGAGCTGGACCTGTCGCTGCGCGAGGCCTACCCGGAAGACCGCTATCTGCTCTGCTCCGACGGCCTGACCGCCGTGGTCGGTCCCGAGACCCTGTTCAACACGCTGACCGAGATCTCCGACCCCGACGAGGCGGCCCGCTGGCTCATCGACCTCGCCAACCGGGGGGGCGGCCCCGACAACATCACCTGCATCGTGGCCGACTTCGGGACGCCCACCGGTTCCGCCCCCGTGGAACCGACCATCGTGGGCGCCGCGGTCGAGAGGAAACTCTCCCTGTAG
- a CDS encoding phosphoribosylaminoimidazolesuccinocarboxamide synthase, with the protein MKLLHSGKVRDVYEDRGDIILVASDRVSVYDVILPTPVPDKGKILTRLSLWWFEQLADIVPNHVISATDVPAEFAGRAVRCRKLEMAKVECVARGYLTGGGLKEYRTHGSVSGVPLPPGLLDGSKLPEPIFTPSTKAPLGQHDEPISFDGVVALEGAKAAEEFRRITLEIYLRGSELAAERGIIIADTKIELGRDSDGALVLGDEVLTSDSSRFWPADRWEPGHAQFSFDKQYVRDWATGTGWDKKEPAPEMPAEVVEATRARYIEAYERITGRTW; encoded by the coding sequence GTGAAGCTTCTTCATTCAGGGAAGGTCCGCGACGTCTACGAGGACCGTGGGGACATCATCCTCGTGGCGTCCGACCGGGTGTCGGTGTACGACGTGATCCTGCCCACACCCGTCCCCGACAAGGGGAAGATCCTCACGCGGCTCTCGCTCTGGTGGTTCGAGCAACTCGCCGACATCGTGCCCAACCACGTGATCTCGGCGACCGACGTACCCGCCGAGTTCGCGGGCCGTGCGGTGCGGTGCAGAAAGCTGGAGATGGCGAAGGTCGAGTGCGTCGCACGCGGCTACCTGACCGGCGGCGGGCTGAAGGAGTACCGGACGCACGGGTCGGTCTCGGGCGTGCCGCTGCCGCCCGGTCTGCTGGACGGTTCCAAGCTCCCCGAGCCGATCTTCACCCCGTCCACCAAGGCACCGCTCGGGCAGCACGACGAGCCCATCTCCTTCGACGGGGTGGTCGCCCTGGAGGGCGCCAAGGCCGCCGAGGAGTTCCGGCGGATCACGCTGGAGATCTACCTGCGAGGCTCCGAACTGGCCGCGGAGCGGGGCATCATCATCGCCGACACCAAGATCGAACTGGGCCGGGACTCCGACGGCGCGCTCGTGCTCGGCGACGAGGTGCTGACCTCCGACTCCTCCCGCTTCTGGCCCGCCGACCGGTGGGAGCCCGGCCACGCGCAGTTCTCCTTCGACAAGCAGTACGTGCGCGACTGGGCGACCGGCACGGGCTGGGACAAGAAGGAGCCCGCTCCCGAGATGCCCGCCGAGGTCGTGGAGGCCACCCGGGCGCGCTACATCGAGGCGTACGAACGCATCACCGGCAGAACCTGGTAG
- a CDS encoding helix-turn-helix domain-containing protein, with protein sequence MDDDALTSDEALDRVIDAVGPRLRALRRQRGATLAQLSEATGISVSTLSRLESGQRRPTLELLLLLARAHQIPLDELVGAPETGDPRVHQRPIIRNGRTFIPLTRRPGGLQAYKMIIPASRPGVGPEQRVHEGYEWLYVLSGRLSLSLGEKEIVLMPGEVAEFDTHIPHAFSNPGPEPAEALSLFGPQGERLHVRARPSDR encoded by the coding sequence ATGGACGACGACGCTCTCACCTCAGACGAAGCCCTCGACAGGGTCATCGACGCGGTAGGCCCGCGCCTGCGGGCACTGCGCCGGCAGCGCGGCGCGACCCTGGCGCAGCTCTCCGAGGCCACCGGGATCTCGGTCAGCACCCTGTCCCGCCTGGAGTCCGGCCAACGTCGTCCCACCCTGGAACTCCTGCTTCTGCTGGCCCGAGCCCACCAGATCCCCCTGGACGAACTCGTCGGCGCGCCGGAGACCGGCGACCCACGCGTCCACCAGCGCCCGATCATCCGCAACGGCAGGACGTTCATCCCGCTGACCCGCCGGCCCGGCGGGCTCCAGGCATACAAGATGATCATTCCGGCGAGCCGGCCCGGGGTCGGGCCGGAACAGCGGGTCCACGAGGGGTACGAGTGGCTCTACGTCCTGTCCGGGCGGTTGAGCCTGTCGCTCGGCGAGAAGGAGATCGTCCTGATGCCCGGAGAGGTGGCGGAGTTCGACACCCACATCCCGCACGCCTTCAGCAATCCCGGCCCGGAACCCGCCGAAGCCCTCAGCCTGTTCGGCCCCCAGGGCGAACGCCTGCACGTCCGCGCCCGCCCCTCCGACAGGTGA
- a CDS encoding DUF488 domain-containing protein, with product MATKPKVRVRRVYEEPTASDGARVLVDRIWPRGLSKEKAHLQEWCKAVAPSTELRTWYGHDPARFEEFGRRYRAELKDPERAAALEHLREMAKQRTVTLLTATRRADISEAVVLADLLRG from the coding sequence ATGGCTACCAAACCAAAAGTACGGGTGCGCCGGGTCTACGAGGAGCCGACAGCCTCCGACGGCGCCCGGGTGCTGGTCGACCGGATCTGGCCGCGCGGGCTGTCCAAGGAGAAGGCACACCTGCAGGAGTGGTGCAAGGCGGTGGCGCCCTCGACCGAGTTGCGCACGTGGTACGGCCACGATCCGGCTCGGTTCGAGGAGTTCGGCCGCCGCTACCGGGCCGAGTTGAAGGATCCCGAGCGGGCCGCCGCGCTGGAGCACCTGCGGGAGATGGCGAAGCAGCGAACGGTGACGCTCCTGACCGCGACCAGGCGTGCCGACATCAGCGAGGCCGTGGTCCTCGCCGACCTGCTGCGGGGTTGA